The following coding sequences are from one Paenibacillus tundrae window:
- a CDS encoding carbohydrate ABC transporter permease, giving the protein MRSRLGTNWLVMLLVVLGTLFILFPLYMTVTIALKNPEQMAQSVFAIPTTLHWENFASAIDMTNFFQSFRNSAMVTASTVVLTLLSNSMVAYAISRNMEKRKFFKGLYYYFVSAMFIPFPIIMLPIVKLTSSLEMTNLLGLTLLHTVYGLAFNVFVYVGYIRSIPVTLEEAAFVDGATTWGTFWRIIFPLMAPISATVGILTCLSTYNDFLLPLVIISDPSQYTLPLVQYVFQGQFNTDFNLAFASYLLALLPMIIIYLFAQKWIINGVTQGSIK; this is encoded by the coding sequence ATGAGAAGCCGTCTAGGTACGAACTGGCTCGTGATGTTACTTGTTGTGCTGGGTACACTGTTTATCTTGTTCCCACTGTATATGACCGTTACGATTGCTCTGAAAAATCCAGAGCAGATGGCACAGTCGGTATTCGCCATTCCGACAACACTCCACTGGGAGAACTTCGCAAGTGCGATTGATATGACGAACTTCTTCCAGTCGTTCCGTAATAGTGCCATGGTGACCGCATCGACGGTTGTGCTCACACTTCTGAGCAACTCGATGGTCGCTTATGCGATATCACGTAATATGGAGAAACGAAAGTTTTTCAAAGGGCTATATTACTACTTCGTCAGTGCAATGTTCATTCCGTTTCCCATCATTATGCTGCCGATTGTTAAGCTGACGTCTTCGCTTGAGATGACTAACTTACTTGGCCTTACTTTGTTGCATACGGTCTATGGACTTGCCTTTAACGTATTTGTGTATGTTGGGTATATCCGTTCGATTCCGGTGACGCTGGAGGAGGCGGCATTTGTGGATGGTGCGACGACTTGGGGCACGTTCTGGCGGATCATTTTCCCGTTAATGGCACCGATCAGTGCCACCGTCGGTATTCTGACATGTCTGTCGACCTACAATGACTTCTTGCTACCGCTCGTCATTATCAGCGATCCGTCTCAATATACACTGCCACTGGTGCAGTATGTGTTCCAGGGTCAGTTCAATACAGATTTCAACCTAGCGTTTGCCTCCTATCTGCTCGCATTGTTGCCGATGATCATCA